The following are encoded together in the Thermomonas brevis genome:
- a CDS encoding acyltransferase family protein yields MPRNPGIDALRGASILLVVLHHLALRIPLKQTALAGFVPARLLAALSWNGWSAVFVFFVISGFLIAGHAIARWGTLARPDLRAFYLLRATRILPLLLALLAVLSLLQLAGAQDYVIHGEGQSLGGALLAALGLHLNWYEGATGWLPGNWDVLWSLSIEEAFYLGFPLACLLLRRERWLFAAMIALALALPLFLARLEGSNEIWQEKAYLPGMSAIAAGIAAAIVAARARPNLAVASWLCAAGGIGLLVALLWGPWLWKLVGNGTMLVLTLSTACLLLGLHWRQQLAPRAGLRGLGWLRAQGRRSYEIYLTHMFVVYSLVALFKAGGGDMRGGWLWYVPAVLLCWGLGEVVARFFSDPVERRLRERWLSGGKMDGIERGR; encoded by the coding sequence GTGCCGCGCAATCCCGGGATCGACGCGCTGCGCGGCGCGTCGATCCTGCTGGTGGTGCTGCACCACCTCGCGCTGCGCATCCCGCTGAAGCAGACCGCGCTGGCCGGGTTCGTCCCGGCCCGCCTGCTGGCGGCGCTGAGCTGGAACGGCTGGAGCGCGGTGTTCGTGTTCTTCGTGATCTCGGGCTTCCTGATCGCCGGCCACGCGATCGCCCGCTGGGGCACGCTGGCCCGGCCCGACCTGCGCGCGTTCTACCTGCTGCGCGCGACCCGCATCCTGCCGCTGCTGCTGGCCCTGCTCGCGGTGCTCTCACTGCTGCAGCTGGCGGGCGCGCAGGACTACGTCATCCACGGCGAGGGCCAGTCGCTCGGCGGCGCGCTGCTGGCCGCGCTCGGCCTGCACCTGAACTGGTACGAGGGCGCGACCGGCTGGCTGCCCGGCAACTGGGACGTGCTGTGGTCGCTGTCGATCGAGGAAGCGTTCTACCTCGGCTTTCCGCTGGCCTGCCTGCTGCTGCGCCGCGAGCGCTGGCTGTTCGCGGCGATGATCGCGCTGGCGCTGGCCCTGCCGCTGTTCCTGGCGCGGTTGGAGGGCAGCAACGAGATCTGGCAGGAGAAGGCCTACCTGCCCGGCATGTCCGCGATCGCCGCCGGCATCGCCGCCGCGATCGTCGCGGCGCGCGCGCGTCCTAACCTGGCCGTCGCGTCCTGGCTGTGCGCGGCCGGCGGCATCGGCCTGCTGGTCGCGCTGCTGTGGGGCCCGTGGCTGTGGAAGCTGGTCGGCAACGGCACGATGCTCGTCCTCACGCTGTCGACGGCCTGCCTGCTGCTCGGCCTGCACTGGCGCCAACAGCTGGCGCCGCGTGCGGGACTGCGCGGCCTGGGCTGGCTGCGCGCGCAGGGCCGGCGCAGCTACGAGATCTACCTCACCCACATGTTCGTGGTGTATTCGCTGGTCGCGCTGTTCAAGGCCGGCGGCGGCGACATGCGCGGCGGCTGGCTCTGGTACGTGCCGGCCGTGCTGCTGTGCTGGGGACTGGGTGAGGTAGTCGCGCGTTTCTTCAGCGATCCGGTGGAGCGGAGGTTGCGGGAGCGCTGGTTGAGTGGCGGAAAAATGGACGGTATCGAAAGGGGCCGTTGA
- a CDS encoding MGH1-like glycoside hydrolase domain-containing protein, which yields MAPTPVRLRLLLAGALVLAGPFASAAQPVDPYADVLDLRGTPAKAGDRGFNIFFDAGAWHGYSLPAVGDAGSGFSGPFVHSVGPGRWAGRRFARVVLKDAGGGDAIMLREVASRAAPGYLERRFEGDGLALRQTLFFADARRALVRIELVADAARTLAVAVEGEPILADGDRLAPDSGAWVQTFADSRERLRTRLQGDAGDLRATRDARGYRFAADAPLRLQAGQPLTLVLEQALLPAAQAAPADVDADAAWQANRARWDGYLRAVASAHVDGVPDETARRIAVKAVETLIGNWRSARGDLRHDGVIPSYSADYFNGFWAWDSWKHAAALAHVAPDLARDQMRAMFDFQSANGMVADSVYLDAKENNWRNTKPPLAAWATLEIHRATGDAAFVAELYDKLVRYHRWWFAERDHDRNGLAEFGATDGTRIAAAWESGMDNAVRFDGAKMLANGKGAWSLDQESVDLNAYLYREKLDLAELADVLGKRDEAAAWRRDAEAMKARIGNRFFDAAAGWFFDARLGSGEHVRVFGSEGWTPLWAGIASEVEARGVIATMLDPKRFATPMPLPTLAADDPRFSPVKGYWRGPLWLDQARFGVEALRRYGHAADADALTARLLLQADGLDAQAPMYENYDPTTGKGYQARNFSWSAASYLWLLGIGR from the coding sequence ATGGCGCCGACGCCCGTTCGCCTGCGCCTGCTGCTGGCCGGCGCGCTGGTCCTTGCCGGGCCGTTCGCGTCGGCGGCGCAGCCGGTCGATCCCTACGCCGACGTGCTGGATCTGCGCGGCACGCCGGCGAAGGCCGGCGACCGCGGCTTCAACATCTTCTTCGACGCGGGCGCGTGGCACGGCTACAGCCTGCCCGCCGTGGGCGATGCCGGCAGCGGGTTTTCCGGCCCGTTCGTGCACAGCGTCGGGCCCGGCCGCTGGGCCGGCCGACGCTTCGCGCGGGTGGTGCTGAAGGACGCCGGCGGCGGCGATGCGATCATGCTGCGGGAAGTCGCCAGCCGCGCCGCGCCGGGTTATCTGGAGCGGCGCTTCGAGGGCGACGGCCTCGCGCTGCGGCAGACCCTGTTCTTCGCTGACGCGCGCCGCGCGCTGGTGCGGATCGAACTCGTGGCCGACGCCGCGCGCACGCTCGCCGTGGCGGTGGAAGGCGAGCCGATACTGGCCGACGGCGACCGCCTCGCACCGGATTCCGGCGCATGGGTGCAGACCTTCGCCGATTCGCGCGAAAGGTTGCGCACGCGCCTGCAAGGCGACGCCGGCGATCTGCGCGCCACGCGGGATGCGCGCGGCTATCGCTTCGCTGCCGACGCGCCGCTGCGCCTGCAGGCCGGGCAGCCGCTGACGCTGGTGCTGGAGCAGGCGCTGCTGCCCGCTGCGCAAGCCGCGCCTGCGGATGTCGATGCGGACGCGGCATGGCAAGCGAACCGCGCGCGCTGGGACGGCTACTTGCGCGCGGTCGCCTCCGCCCACGTCGATGGCGTGCCGGACGAAACCGCGCGCCGGATCGCGGTGAAGGCGGTCGAAACCCTGATCGGCAACTGGCGTTCCGCGCGCGGCGACCTGCGCCACGACGGCGTCATCCCCTCGTATTCGGCCGACTACTTCAACGGCTTCTGGGCCTGGGATTCGTGGAAGCATGCGGCCGCGCTGGCCCACGTCGCGCCGGATCTCGCGCGCGACCAGATGCGCGCGATGTTCGATTTCCAGTCCGCCAACGGCATGGTCGCCGACAGCGTCTATCTCGACGCGAAGGAGAACAACTGGCGCAACACCAAGCCGCCGCTGGCGGCCTGGGCCACGCTGGAAATCCACCGCGCCACCGGCGATGCGGCCTTCGTCGCCGAGCTGTACGACAAGCTGGTGCGCTACCACCGCTGGTGGTTCGCCGAGCGCGACCACGACCGCAACGGGCTGGCCGAGTTCGGCGCCACCGACGGCACCCGCATCGCCGCCGCCTGGGAAAGCGGGATGGACAACGCGGTGCGCTTCGACGGTGCGAAGATGCTGGCGAACGGCAAGGGTGCGTGGTCGCTGGATCAGGAGTCGGTCGATCTCAACGCCTACCTCTACCGCGAGAAGCTGGACCTGGCCGAACTGGCCGACGTGCTCGGCAAGCGCGACGAGGCGGCGGCGTGGCGGCGCGACGCGGAGGCGATGAAGGCGCGCATCGGCAATCGCTTCTTCGACGCCGCTGCCGGCTGGTTCTTCGATGCGCGCCTCGGCTCGGGCGAACACGTCCGCGTGTTCGGCAGCGAGGGCTGGACGCCGCTGTGGGCCGGCATCGCCAGCGAGGTGGAGGCGCGCGGCGTGATCGCCACGATGCTCGACCCGAAGCGCTTCGCCACGCCGATGCCGCTGCCGACCCTGGCCGCCGACGATCCGCGCTTCTCGCCGGTCAAGGGCTACTGGCGCGGGCCGCTGTGGCTGGACCAGGCGCGCTTCGGCGTGGAGGCGCTGCGCCGCTACGGCCATGCGGCCGACGCCGACGCGCTGACCGCGCGGCTGCTGTTGCAGGCGGACGGGCTGGACGCGCAGGCGCCGATGTACGAGAACTACGACCCGACCACCGGCAAGGGTTATCAGGCGCGCAACTTCAGCTGGTCGGCGGCGAGCTACCTCTGGCTGCTCGGCATCGGCCGGTAA
- a CDS encoding TCR/Tet family MFS transporter, with amino-acid sequence MGRGNTETSKDFRLNALSTSGARKAALAFIFVTVLIDVIAFGVIIPVLPHLVQEMVGGDLSVAAYWTGVFAFAFSVVQFFCTPIQGALSDRFGRRPVILLSCLGLGADFVFMALAPTLAWLFVGRLLSAATSASFSTANAYIADVVPADQRAKSFGMIGAAFGLGFIVGPLIGGVLGDVDHRLPFWFAAGLALLNFLYGLFVLPESLPRERRSPRFDWKHARPMGGVKMLLEYPRIWGLVAVVFVANFAHYVYPSTFVLFADAAFGWKEKQAGYVLAAVGVLSVIVNVALVGRLVKALGERRALLLGLACGTVGFVMYGLAGAGWMFLLGLPVSALWAIAAPATMALITRQVPADVQGRIQGSLGSLVSLAGIVAPGLFAGAFGFFIGPHAPVRLPGVAFLIAALLLAVAALVAWRFTDAAHLPASAQGDAEAVAD; translated from the coding sequence ATGGGGAGAGGGAACACCGAAACTTCCAAGGATTTCCGCTTGAACGCACTTTCCACTTCCGGCGCGCGCAAGGCCGCGCTCGCCTTCATCTTCGTCACCGTGCTGATCGACGTGATCGCGTTCGGCGTGATCATCCCGGTGCTGCCGCACCTGGTGCAGGAAATGGTGGGCGGCGACCTGTCGGTGGCGGCCTACTGGACCGGCGTGTTCGCGTTCGCGTTCTCGGTGGTGCAGTTCTTCTGCACGCCGATCCAGGGCGCGCTGTCCGACCGCTTCGGCCGCCGCCCGGTGATCCTGCTGTCCTGCCTCGGGCTGGGCGCGGACTTCGTGTTCATGGCGCTGGCGCCCACGCTGGCCTGGCTGTTCGTGGGCCGGCTGCTGTCGGCGGCCACCTCGGCCAGCTTTTCCACCGCCAACGCCTACATCGCCGACGTGGTGCCGGCCGACCAGCGCGCGAAAAGCTTCGGCATGATCGGCGCGGCGTTCGGGCTGGGCTTCATCGTCGGCCCGCTGATCGGCGGCGTGCTGGGCGACGTCGACCATCGCCTGCCGTTCTGGTTCGCCGCCGGGCTGGCCCTGCTCAACTTCCTCTACGGCCTGTTCGTGCTGCCGGAATCGCTGCCGCGCGAGCGCCGTTCGCCGCGCTTCGACTGGAAGCACGCGCGGCCGATGGGCGGGGTGAAGATGCTGCTGGAATACCCGCGCATCTGGGGGCTGGTGGCGGTGGTGTTCGTCGCCAACTTCGCCCACTACGTCTATCCGAGCACCTTCGTGCTGTTCGCCGACGCCGCCTTCGGCTGGAAGGAGAAGCAGGCCGGCTACGTGCTGGCGGCGGTCGGCGTGCTCAGCGTGATCGTCAACGTGGCGCTGGTGGGGCGGCTGGTGAAGGCGCTGGGCGAGCGCCGCGCGCTGCTGCTGGGGCTGGCCTGCGGCACCGTCGGCTTCGTGATGTACGGGCTGGCGGGCGCCGGCTGGATGTTCCTGCTCGGGCTGCCGGTCAGCGCGCTGTGGGCGATCGCCGCGCCGGCGACGATGGCGCTGATCACCCGGCAGGTGCCGGCCGACGTGCAGGGCCGCATCCAGGGGTCGCTGGGCAGCCTGGTGTCGCTGGCGGGGATCGTGGCGCCGGGGCTGTTCGCGGGCGCGTTCGGCTTCTTCATCGGGCCGCACGCGCCGGTGCGGCTGCCGGGCGTGGCGTTCCTGATCGCGGCGCTGCTGCTCGCCGTCGCCGCGCTGGTCGCCTGGCGCTTCACCGATGCCGCGCACCTGCCGGCATCGGCGCAGGGCGATGCGGAGGCGGTGGCCGACTGA
- a CDS encoding DUF2239 family protein has translation MSSPSLRCTAFSGSYRIASGELRHVALKAKQAFDGHPDRPVLVFDDADARTLELPLELPAADLLAWLSRPQLGETGAEPERPRRPGRPKLGVVAREVTLLPRHWDWLAAQPGGASVALRRLVDDARKVSAGDDRRRAAQEAAYRFMQAMAGNEAGFEDAARALFAGDFGGFEEKIQHWPDDVRDHAALLAADAFIA, from the coding sequence GTGTCCAGCCCGTCCCTGCGTTGCACCGCGTTTTCCGGCAGCTACCGGATCGCCAGCGGCGAACTGCGTCACGTGGCGCTGAAGGCCAAGCAGGCGTTCGACGGCCATCCGGACCGCCCGGTGCTGGTGTTCGACGACGCCGATGCGCGCACGCTGGAGCTGCCGCTGGAGCTGCCGGCCGCCGACCTGCTGGCCTGGCTGTCCCGTCCGCAGCTGGGCGAGACCGGCGCCGAGCCGGAGCGCCCGCGCCGGCCCGGCCGGCCGAAGCTGGGCGTGGTGGCGCGCGAGGTGACCCTGCTGCCGCGCCACTGGGACTGGCTGGCGGCGCAGCCGGGCGGGGCGTCGGTGGCGCTGCGCCGGCTGGTGGACGATGCGCGCAAGGTGTCGGCCGGCGACGACCGCCGCCGCGCCGCGCAGGAAGCCGCCTACCGCTTCATGCAGGCGATGGCCGGCAACGAGGCGGGCTTCGAGGACGCCGCGCGGGCGCTGTTCGCCGGCGATTTCGGCGGCTTCGAGGAAAAGATCCAGCACTGGCCGGACGACGTGCGCGATCATGCTGCGCTGCTGGCGGCGGACGCGTTCATCGCCTGA
- the yjjJ gene encoding type II toxin-antitoxin system HipA family toxin YjjJ, which yields MADDRLNLLEDLLRRDGPLTAAALAAALGISQPTVSRLLASAGERIVRIGKARSSRYALAHDIGRAGSRWPLYRIDSQGLSEALGELSALHGGSFHFAPARPTPALLHGDFAAGVFPELPWFLDDQRPQGFLGRTFVRRVATDIGAPDDLTRWQADDVVLALLRYGEDEPGDLVLGEHALQHALQAALSPEALSANQRETRYPALADAALAGEDIGSSAGGEQPKFTALLRIDAGIHAVIVKFSERAGTPAAQRWADLLRCEHIAGQTLRAHGIAAAETTVLEADGRVFLQSLRFDRTPVLGRRGLVSLAALDAAHYGHGRIDWWKFAPQLRRDGWLDADDARTLAVRGWFGALIGNNDMHLGNASLVLADTRPLALAPNYDMLPMALRPASTGEMVAREIPVAVPLPEQREDWQAAVDMARGFWRQVADEAAISSGFHAIAETQLAKLDTAHARFA from the coding sequence ATGGCCGATGACCGCCTCAACCTGCTGGAAGACCTGCTCCGCCGCGACGGTCCGCTGACCGCGGCAGCATTGGCTGCAGCGCTAGGCATCAGCCAACCGACTGTCTCTCGGCTATTGGCATCCGCAGGCGAGCGTATTGTTCGCATCGGCAAGGCGCGTTCCAGCCGCTACGCGCTGGCCCATGACATCGGACGTGCCGGCAGCCGCTGGCCGCTGTACCGCATTGACTCACAAGGCCTCAGCGAAGCACTGGGCGAACTGAGTGCCCTGCACGGTGGCAGTTTCCACTTCGCACCAGCAAGACCGACTCCCGCCCTCCTGCATGGCGACTTTGCTGCCGGCGTGTTTCCCGAACTGCCTTGGTTCCTGGACGACCAGCGTCCTCAGGGCTTCCTGGGCCGGACCTTCGTGCGTCGCGTCGCCACAGACATCGGCGCACCGGATGATCTGACCCGCTGGCAAGCCGACGATGTCGTACTGGCGTTGTTGCGTTACGGCGAAGACGAGCCGGGCGACCTTGTTCTCGGCGAGCATGCCTTGCAACACGCACTGCAGGCGGCGCTTTCACCGGAGGCACTCTCCGCCAACCAGCGCGAAACGCGCTACCCCGCACTTGCAGATGCGGCGCTCGCAGGCGAGGACATCGGTTCCTCGGCCGGTGGCGAGCAGCCCAAGTTCACCGCGCTGCTGCGTATCGACGCAGGCATCCACGCCGTCATCGTCAAGTTCAGCGAGCGCGCCGGCACTCCCGCCGCGCAACGCTGGGCCGACCTGCTGCGCTGCGAACACATCGCCGGCCAGACCCTGCGCGCACACGGCATCGCCGCGGCAGAAACAACCGTGCTGGAAGCCGATGGCCGCGTGTTCCTGCAGTCACTGCGCTTCGACCGCACGCCGGTCCTCGGGCGACGCGGGCTGGTGTCGCTGGCGGCGCTCGATGCCGCGCATTACGGGCATGGCCGCATCGACTGGTGGAAGTTCGCGCCGCAGCTGCGCCGCGACGGCTGGCTGGACGCCGACGACGCGCGCACGCTGGCCGTGCGTGGCTGGTTCGGCGCGCTGATCGGCAACAACGACATGCACCTGGGCAACGCCAGCCTGGTACTGGCAGATACGCGCCCGCTGGCGCTGGCGCCGAACTACGACATGCTGCCGATGGCGCTGCGGCCCGCCTCCACCGGCGAAATGGTGGCGCGGGAGATCCCGGTCGCGGTGCCGCTGCCGGAACAGCGGGAAGACTGGCAGGCAGCGGTGGACATGGCGCGCGGATTCTGGCGGCAGGTGGCGGATGAAGCCGCGATTTCATCCGGATTCCACGCCATCGCCGAGACACAGCTCGCGAAGCTGGACACGGCGCATGCGCGTTTCGCCTGA
- a CDS encoding I78 family peptidase inhibitor, protein MNLRLSMLSPLLLLAACASQPAAQSSTDAADTAPAACNADAAKGYVGQPVSEANVEAVRKATGSKLVRSLKPGQAATMDYRIERVNVLQDAAGNIEQITCG, encoded by the coding sequence ATGAACCTGCGTCTTTCGATGCTGTCCCCGCTGCTCCTGCTGGCCGCCTGCGCCAGCCAGCCGGCCGCGCAGTCCTCCACCGATGCCGCCGACACGGCGCCCGCGGCCTGCAACGCCGACGCGGCGAAGGGCTACGTCGGCCAGCCGGTCAGCGAGGCCAACGTCGAGGCGGTGCGCAAGGCCACCGGTTCCAAGCTGGTGCGTTCGCTCAAGCCCGGCCAGGCGGCGACGATGGACTACCGCATCGAGCGCGTGAACGTGCTGCAGGACGCGGCCGGCAACATCGAACAGATCACCTGCGGCTGA
- the folE gene encoding GTP cyclohydrolase I FolE, which produces MSDHRPDDVRHDVTRQQAEDAVRTLLKWAGDDPAREGLLDTPKRVAKAYEDWFSGYALDPDDYMARTFEEVCGYDEMIVLRDIEYESHCEHHMAPIIGKVHVGYLPDGKVVGISKLARVVEAYARRFQVQEKMTAQIAGCIQRALQPRGVGVVVVGAHECMTTRGIHKRGVSMVTSKMLGSFREDARTRAEFLRFIEVGPGR; this is translated from the coding sequence ATGTCCGACCACCGTCCCGACGACGTGCGCCACGACGTCACCCGCCAGCAGGCCGAGGACGCGGTGCGCACGCTGCTGAAGTGGGCCGGCGACGATCCGGCGCGCGAGGGCCTGCTGGACACGCCCAAGCGCGTCGCCAAGGCCTACGAGGACTGGTTCAGCGGCTACGCGCTGGACCCGGACGACTACATGGCCCGCACCTTCGAGGAGGTCTGCGGCTACGACGAGATGATCGTGCTGCGCGACATCGAGTACGAAAGCCATTGCGAGCACCACATGGCGCCGATCATCGGCAAGGTGCACGTCGGCTACCTGCCGGACGGCAAGGTGGTGGGCATCAGCAAGCTGGCGCGGGTGGTCGAGGCCTATGCGCGCCGCTTCCAGGTGCAGGAGAAGATGACCGCGCAGATCGCCGGCTGCATCCAGCGCGCGCTGCAGCCGCGCGGCGTCGGCGTGGTGGTGGTGGGCGCGCACGAGTGCATGACCACGCGCGGCATCCATAAGCGCGGGGTGAGCATGGTGACCTCGAAGATGCTGGGCAGCTTCCGCGAGGACGCGCGCACCCGCGCCGAGTTCCTGCGCTTCATCGAGGTCGGCCCGGGGCGCTGA
- a CDS encoding M61 family metallopeptidase has protein sequence MTRRLLPLALSLLLAGGAYAQNAASTIPQPQDVPYPGTIKLEIDATNLGQRIFRVKETIPAQPGPLTLLYPMWVPGGHTPRNAIDKIAGITFKANGQKLDWKRDTLDVAAFHIDVPAGATEITAEFDFLTPTGGGQGRVVMTPNMLNLQFLSAALYPAGHYTHRIMVDPRVTYPAGWTAFTALHEDGRSGDTVDYKDVPFDILVDSPVYAGRYARNIDLTPAGGKVPVKLGVIADAAKYLETKPKQIELHKAMVEQALKLYGAQHYDHYQFLFSLSEQMGGNGLEHQRSSENGVGTDYFTGWNEKTGFTDLLAHEYTHSWNGKYRRGKDLWTPNFNVPMQDSLLWVYEGQTQYWGNVLAARSGMRPLPASIDALALVAATYAENRPGLTWRNVQDTTNDPIIASRAPRAYRNYQMSEDYYSGGQMIWLEADALIRAKTGGKKSLDDFAKGFFGVNDGEWEQQNTYTFEDVVAVLNGVVPYDWATFLRERLDGKKGLTGGIEAAGWKLVFKDTPNAYAKGGSRGGGGGDFVYSLGLSIGKDGSVGDVRWDSPAFNAGIGSGTTIVAVNGQAYDKDVLEDAVKANKDGKAPIELMLKEFDRYRTVKVDYRGGLRYPHLERIEGKPDYLTPILTARK, from the coding sequence ATGACCCGCCGCCTGCTGCCCCTCGCCCTGTCCCTGCTGCTCGCCGGCGGCGCCTACGCCCAGAACGCGGCATCGACGATCCCGCAGCCGCAGGACGTGCCGTATCCGGGCACGATCAAGCTGGAGATCGACGCCACCAACCTCGGCCAGCGCATCTTCCGGGTGAAGGAAACCATTCCGGCGCAGCCCGGCCCGTTGACCCTGCTGTACCCGATGTGGGTGCCGGGCGGCCACACCCCGCGCAACGCCATCGACAAGATCGCCGGCATCACCTTCAAGGCCAACGGCCAGAAGCTGGACTGGAAGCGCGACACGCTGGACGTGGCCGCCTTCCACATCGACGTGCCGGCCGGCGCCACCGAGATCACCGCCGAGTTCGACTTCCTCACCCCCACCGGCGGCGGTCAGGGCCGCGTGGTGATGACGCCGAACATGCTCAACCTGCAGTTCCTGTCGGCGGCGCTGTACCCGGCCGGCCACTACACGCACCGGATCATGGTCGATCCGCGCGTCACCTACCCGGCCGGCTGGACCGCGTTCACCGCCCTGCACGAGGACGGCCGCAGCGGCGACACCGTGGACTACAAGGACGTGCCGTTCGACATCCTGGTCGACTCGCCGGTCTACGCCGGCCGCTACGCCAGGAACATCGACCTGACCCCTGCCGGCGGCAAGGTGCCGGTGAAGCTGGGCGTGATTGCCGACGCCGCCAAATACCTGGAGACCAAGCCGAAGCAGATCGAACTGCACAAGGCGATGGTCGAGCAGGCGCTGAAGCTGTACGGCGCGCAGCACTACGACCACTACCAGTTCCTGTTCTCGCTGTCCGAGCAGATGGGCGGCAACGGCCTGGAGCACCAGCGCTCCAGCGAGAATGGCGTCGGCACCGACTACTTCACCGGCTGGAACGAGAAGACCGGCTTCACCGACCTGCTGGCGCACGAGTACACCCACAGCTGGAACGGCAAGTACCGCCGCGGCAAGGATCTGTGGACGCCGAACTTCAACGTGCCGATGCAGGACAGCCTGCTGTGGGTCTACGAAGGCCAGACCCAGTACTGGGGCAACGTGCTGGCCGCGCGCAGCGGCATGCGCCCGCTGCCGGCGTCGATCGACGCGCTGGCGCTGGTCGCCGCCACCTACGCCGAGAACCGCCCGGGCCTGACCTGGCGCAACGTGCAGGACACCACCAACGACCCGATCATCGCCAGCCGCGCCCCGCGCGCCTACCGCAACTACCAGATGAGCGAGGACTACTACTCCGGCGGCCAGATGATCTGGCTGGAGGCGGACGCGCTGATCCGCGCGAAGACCGGCGGCAAGAAGTCGCTGGACGATTTCGCCAAGGGCTTCTTCGGCGTCAACGACGGCGAATGGGAACAGCAGAACACCTACACCTTCGAGGACGTGGTGGCCGTGCTCAACGGCGTGGTGCCGTACGACTGGGCGACCTTCCTGCGCGAGCGCCTGGACGGCAAGAAGGGCCTGACCGGCGGCATCGAGGCGGCGGGCTGGAAGCTGGTGTTCAAGGACACGCCGAACGCCTACGCCAAGGGCGGCTCGCGCGGCGGCGGTGGCGGCGACTTCGTGTATTCGCTGGGCCTGTCGATCGGCAAGGACGGCAGCGTCGGCGACGTGCGCTGGGACAGCCCGGCGTTCAACGCCGGCATCGGCAGCGGCACCACGATCGTTGCGGTCAACGGCCAGGCCTACGACAAGGACGTGCTGGAGGACGCGGTGAAAGCGAACAAGGACGGCAAGGCGCCGATCGAACTGATGCTCAAGGAGTTCGACCGCTACCGCACGGTGAAGGTCGACTACCGCGGCGGCCTGCGCTACCCGCACCTGGAGCGCATCGAAGGCAAGCCGGACTACCTGACGCCGATCCTGACCGCGCGCAAGTAA